A single region of the Arthrobacter sp. PAMC25564 genome encodes:
- a CDS encoding pyridoxamine 5'-phosphate oxidase family protein, which translates to MSTEPSPGAPQSKDPQSKDQHPHDVENLDHHECWRLLRSVTVGRLAVWVDNHPDIFPINYKVDHGTLIFRTAEGTKLQAATGDTPVAVEADGVDADSGIAWSVVIKGQAAAVQNQQEVLDTVGLLLFPWQAGKKEHFVRITPDDVTGRRFKVVPPLTWWTPLDDATRSGLE; encoded by the coding sequence ATGAGTACTGAACCCAGCCCGGGCGCCCCGCAGTCCAAAGACCCGCAGTCCAAAGACCAGCACCCACATGACGTTGAAAACCTTGACCACCACGAATGCTGGAGGCTCTTGCGCAGCGTCACGGTGGGCCGGCTGGCGGTCTGGGTTGACAACCATCCGGACATCTTCCCGATTAACTACAAAGTGGACCACGGGACGCTGATCTTCCGCACGGCGGAGGGCACCAAACTGCAGGCCGCCACGGGCGACACCCCGGTGGCCGTCGAAGCCGACGGCGTCGACGCGGACAGCGGCATCGCCTGGAGCGTCGTGATCAAGGGCCAGGCCGCCGCGGTGCAGAACCAGCAGGAGGTCCTGGACACCGTGGGCCTGCTGCTGTTTCCGTGGCAGGCGGGCAAAAAGGAGCACTTCGTCCGGATCACTCCGGACGATGTCACCGGCCGGCGCTTCAAGGTGGTGCCGCCCCTGACCTGGTGGACGCCGCTGGACGACGCCACCCGTTCCGGACTCGAGTAA
- a CDS encoding transglutaminase family protein, translated as MTRLSIVHKTAYKYNKRVTLSYNEARMTPLTDPQQVVLESSMKVSPAQAALSSYRDFWGTRVTAFDMQMPHERLEVLSTTTVEVHRVEKIPTEADLVGWDVLAAPETLCRFSDWIPQSQLTGPGAEVLEIIPGVVEGRKPHEAAMAVFEWMRGEMTYMKGSTGVTTNAEQAWNQRQGVCQDLAHLAIGALRSCGIPSRYVSGYLHPRSTAELGETVAGQSHAWLEWWDGEWRSWDPTNHKPAGDFHVTVARGRDYRDVPPLKGILSGGGGSALSVSVEITRLA; from the coding sequence ATGACCCGGCTGAGTATCGTCCACAAGACGGCCTACAAGTACAACAAGCGCGTGACGCTCTCCTACAACGAGGCCCGGATGACCCCGCTGACGGACCCCCAGCAGGTGGTGCTGGAATCCTCGATGAAGGTTTCGCCGGCGCAGGCCGCGCTGAGCAGCTACCGTGACTTCTGGGGTACCCGGGTGACGGCCTTCGACATGCAGATGCCGCACGAGCGCCTTGAAGTATTGTCCACCACCACCGTCGAAGTTCACCGTGTCGAGAAGATCCCGACCGAGGCGGACCTCGTCGGCTGGGACGTGCTGGCTGCCCCGGAGACCTTGTGCCGGTTCAGCGACTGGATTCCCCAGTCGCAGCTCACGGGGCCCGGCGCGGAGGTGCTGGAAATCATTCCGGGCGTGGTCGAGGGCCGGAAGCCGCACGAGGCCGCCATGGCGGTCTTTGAATGGATGCGCGGGGAAATGACCTATATGAAGGGCTCCACGGGGGTCACCACCAATGCCGAGCAGGCCTGGAACCAGCGCCAGGGCGTCTGCCAGGATCTTGCCCACCTGGCGATCGGTGCGTTGCGCAGTTGCGGCATCCCGTCCCGCTATGTCTCCGGGTACCTTCACCCGCGCTCGACGGCGGAACTGGGCGAGACGGTTGCCGGACAGTCGCATGCCTGGCTCGAGTGGTGGGACGGCGAATGGCGGAGTTGGGACCCCACCAACCACAAGCCCGCCGGGGACTTCCACGTCACCGTGGCGCGCGGCCGCGACTACCGCGATGTGCCGCCGCTCAAGGGCATCCTGTCCGGTGGCGGCGGATCAGCCCTGAGCGTGAGCGTGGAAATCACCCGCCTCGCCTGA
- a CDS encoding alpha-E domain-containing protein, with translation MLSRIAESLFWIGRYVERADGTARILDVHLERLNHLPMEEQRSVAQELLAVMGARAQNEEFGLPELLNALAYDKHSATSIAGSLGAARENARRARETVSSGLWESLNTTYYGLNQHRKDVVGTYRFCNWVLERTAMVSGLADTTVSHDESWLFLVLGRSLERADMTARMLSTRDVLSAGMSWVNMLRCAGAYESFLRTRRAAFGDQHAAEFLLLDRLFPRSIVYALRDADECLAKLDPSAQRVGFINDARRIVGQARTFLEFHRTDDLMSELPEHMERVQKAVSQASDAISRKYFNQADELAWVGEVS, from the coding sequence ATGCTTAGCCGTATTGCCGAGTCCCTTTTCTGGATCGGCCGTTATGTGGAACGTGCCGACGGCACCGCCCGCATCCTCGACGTTCATCTGGAACGGCTCAACCACCTGCCCATGGAAGAGCAGCGCAGCGTCGCACAGGAGCTCCTCGCCGTGATGGGGGCACGCGCGCAAAACGAGGAATTCGGCCTCCCCGAGCTGCTGAACGCCCTGGCCTACGACAAGCACAGCGCCACCTCCATTGCCGGTTCGCTCGGTGCCGCCCGGGAGAACGCCCGGCGCGCGCGGGAAACGGTGTCCTCCGGACTCTGGGAAAGCCTGAACACCACCTACTACGGGCTGAACCAGCACCGCAAGGACGTGGTGGGGACCTACCGGTTCTGCAACTGGGTGCTGGAACGCACCGCGATGGTCAGCGGATTGGCGGACACCACCGTGAGCCACGACGAAAGCTGGCTTTTCCTCGTCCTGGGCCGTTCCCTCGAACGTGCCGACATGACGGCGCGCATGCTCTCCACCCGTGACGTCCTCTCCGCCGGGATGTCGTGGGTGAACATGCTCCGCTGCGCCGGCGCCTACGAATCCTTCCTGCGCACCAGGCGGGCCGCCTTCGGGGACCAGCACGCCGCCGAGTTCCTGCTGCTGGACCGGCTGTTCCCACGGTCCATCGTGTACGCCCTGCGCGACGCCGACGAATGCCTGGCCAAGCTGGACCCGTCGGCGCAGCGCGTCGGCTTCATCAACGACGCCCGCCGGATCGTCGGGCAGGCCCGGACGTTCCTGGAGTTCCACCGCACCGACGACCTGATGTCGGAACTGCCGGAGCACATGGAACGGGTGCAGAAGGCCGTGTCCCAGGCCTCGGACGCCATTTCCCGTAAGTACTTCAATCAGGCGGACGAACTCGCCTGGGTGGGAGAAGTTTCATGA
- a CDS encoding circularly permuted type 2 ATP-grasp protein, with product MSDLFQDYSEAAARTGAYDEMFTPGQQARKSYGQVAGALRELSLADVTARADSMARTFLDRGVTFDFAGEERPFPLDIVPRVIPADEWTILEKGVAQRVRALEAFLNDVYDKMTVVADGVIPRQLVTTSAHFHRQVHGFEPAGGVRVHISGIDVVRDAAGTFRVLEDNVRVPSGVSYVLENRRAMAKGLPEAFGQQLIRPVEEYPRRLLSALRKTAPAGVDDPTVVVLTPGVFNSAYFEHTLLAGLMGVELVEGRDLICRGNRVYMRTTAGEQRVDVIYKRIDDEFLDPLQFRADSMLGCPGLVNAARAGGVTIANAVGNGVADDKLVYSYVPDLIRYYLGEEPVIANVDTFRLEEKEAREHVLDRLDELVVKPVDGSGGKGLVIGPDASKDELEALRKRVIADPRGWIAQPVLQLSTVPTLSGDKFGPRHVDLRPFAVNDGDDVWVLPGGLTRVALKEGSLIVNSSQGGGSKDTWVLADSPQVPVETLPRPAIAVRERVSVWPVESNWRDSQKEQQQQQISDAQEVAANA from the coding sequence ATGTCTGACCTATTCCAGGATTACTCCGAGGCTGCCGCCCGCACGGGCGCCTACGACGAGATGTTCACCCCGGGGCAACAGGCCCGGAAGTCGTACGGGCAGGTCGCCGGAGCCCTGCGTGAACTCTCGCTGGCTGATGTCACCGCCCGCGCCGACTCCATGGCGCGGACTTTCCTGGACCGCGGCGTCACCTTTGACTTCGCGGGGGAGGAGCGCCCGTTCCCGCTGGACATCGTCCCGCGGGTGATCCCGGCCGACGAATGGACCATCCTGGAGAAGGGTGTGGCGCAGCGGGTCCGCGCCCTTGAAGCTTTCCTCAACGACGTCTACGACAAGATGACCGTGGTGGCCGACGGCGTCATCCCGCGCCAGCTCGTCACCACCAGCGCCCACTTCCACCGTCAGGTGCATGGCTTTGAGCCCGCCGGCGGAGTCCGGGTCCACATCTCCGGCATCGACGTCGTCCGTGACGCGGCTGGCACCTTCCGCGTGCTGGAGGACAACGTCCGTGTTCCCTCGGGCGTCAGCTACGTCCTTGAAAACCGCCGGGCCATGGCCAAGGGGCTGCCGGAGGCGTTCGGCCAGCAGCTCATCCGGCCGGTCGAGGAGTACCCCCGGCGGCTGCTGTCCGCCCTGCGCAAGACGGCGCCCGCCGGCGTCGACGACCCCACCGTGGTGGTCCTGACGCCCGGCGTCTTCAACAGCGCCTACTTCGAGCACACGCTCCTCGCCGGCCTGATGGGCGTGGAACTTGTCGAGGGCCGCGACCTCATCTGCCGCGGCAACCGCGTCTACATGCGCACCACGGCCGGCGAACAGCGCGTCGATGTCATCTACAAGCGGATCGACGACGAGTTCCTGGACCCGCTCCAGTTCCGGGCCGATTCGATGCTCGGCTGCCCGGGCCTGGTCAACGCCGCCCGTGCCGGCGGCGTGACCATCGCCAACGCGGTGGGCAACGGCGTGGCCGATGACAAGCTGGTCTACAGCTACGTCCCGGACCTGATCCGGTACTATCTCGGCGAGGAGCCCGTGATCGCCAACGTGGACACCTTCCGGCTGGAGGAGAAGGAAGCCCGGGAGCATGTCCTGGACCGGCTGGACGAGCTCGTGGTCAAGCCCGTGGACGGCTCCGGCGGCAAGGGACTCGTGATCGGCCCGGATGCGTCCAAGGACGAGCTTGAGGCGCTGCGCAAGCGCGTCATCGCCGACCCCCGTGGCTGGATCGCCCAGCCTGTCCTGCAGCTGTCCACGGTCCCCACGCTCAGCGGCGACAAGTTCGGCCCCCGCCACGTGGACCTGCGGCCGTTCGCCGTGAACGACGGCGACGACGTCTGGGTCCTTCCCGGCGGCCTGACCCGCGTGGCGCTCAAGGAGGGCTCACTGATCGTGAACTCCAGCCAGGGCGGCGGCTCCAAGGACACCTGGGTGCTCGCGGATTCCCCGCAGGTGCCGGTGGAGACCCTCCCGCGCCCGGCCATCGCGGTCCGCGAGCGGGTCTCGGTCTGGCCGGTGGAGAGCAACTGGCGCGACAGCCAGAAGGAACAGCAGCAGCAGCAGATTTCCGACGCGCAGGAGGTAGCCGCGAATGCTTAG
- a CDS encoding putative sulfate exporter family transporter: MCAPGLLGAAAAVGLALAVHALVPVLPAMTLAVLLGLLAANLPGLSAWTAGPARPGLEFAGKHLMRGGIVVLGLKVSLADVLGLGWQALLVITGVVFAAFAGTYGISRLFRLPPRISLLIATGFSICGASAIGAMAAVRRIKPQETVLPVALVTLCGTLAIGVLPLLVQPLGLGPEEFGAWAGASVHDVGQVVATAQTAGASALAIAVVVKLTRVILLAPMVAAAGLHHRRNADAGAGLPPIVPLFVLGFVALAALRSTGWLSAPVLEAAAALQDLLLGMALFGLGSAVRVGQLLHTGARALLAALASWLLIAVLGLAAAVLIVQRG; encoded by the coding sequence ATGTGTGCCCCGGGCCTGCTGGGCGCGGCGGCCGCCGTCGGGCTGGCCCTTGCCGTCCATGCGCTGGTTCCGGTGCTGCCGGCGATGACCCTCGCCGTGCTGCTCGGGCTGCTGGCCGCCAACCTGCCGGGCCTGAGCGCCTGGACGGCCGGGCCCGCCCGGCCCGGCCTCGAGTTCGCGGGCAAACACCTGATGCGCGGCGGGATCGTAGTGCTGGGCCTGAAAGTCAGCCTCGCGGACGTGCTGGGCCTGGGCTGGCAGGCCTTGCTGGTGATCACGGGAGTGGTCTTCGCGGCCTTCGCCGGCACCTACGGCATCAGCCGGCTCTTCCGGCTTCCGCCCCGGATCTCGCTGCTGATCGCAACGGGCTTCTCGATCTGCGGCGCCTCGGCCATCGGTGCCATGGCCGCCGTGCGCCGCATCAAGCCGCAGGAGACGGTGCTCCCGGTCGCGCTCGTCACCCTCTGCGGCACCCTGGCCATCGGCGTCCTGCCGTTGCTTGTGCAGCCGCTGGGGCTCGGCCCGGAAGAATTCGGGGCATGGGCCGGGGCCTCCGTGCACGACGTCGGCCAGGTGGTCGCCACCGCCCAGACCGCGGGTGCCTCGGCGCTGGCAATCGCCGTCGTCGTCAAACTCACCCGGGTGATCCTGTTGGCGCCGATGGTCGCCGCCGCGGGCCTCCACCACCGCCGGAACGCCGACGCCGGAGCAGGGCTTCCGCCGATCGTCCCGCTGTTCGTTCTCGGCTTCGTGGCGCTGGCGGCGCTGCGTTCCACCGGCTGGCTTTCGGCACCGGTGCTCGAGGCGGCCGCCGCGCTGCAGGATCTCCTGTTGGGGATGGCGCTGTTCGGACTCGGCTCGGCCGTCCGGGTGGGGCAGCTGCTGCACACCGGGGCCCGGGCGTTGCTCGCTGCGCTGGCTTCCTGGCTGCTCATCGCCGTGCTGGGGCTGGCAGCAGCCGTGCTGATAGTCCAGCGGGGCTGA
- the pepN gene encoding aminopeptidase N: MSNQNLRRDEAATRSALITTHSYDVSLDVRQAADPKVAGYSSRSIINFSASEPGASTFLDFIASEVHSVFLNGEGLPVADIVDGSRIRLDNLQAENQVTVTGTALYSTSGEGMHRFFDPADGQCYLYTQYEPADARRVFANFEQPDLKAEFTFHITAPAQWQVSSNGVETLRTPLTSDPALGRWDFAPTKVMSTYITTVLAGPYFKAEDTWTGTLEDGTRLEVPLALYCRASMADSFDTGTLFQLTRKGLEFFNGLFDFPYPWGKYEQAFVPEYNLGAMENPGLVTFTESYVFTSRAADSQYQARANTLLHEMAHMWFGDLVTMQWWDDLWLKESFADYMGTLGVDRTTGWNTAWVNFANNRKAWAYVQDQLPTTHPIVADIPDLEAAKQNFDGITYAKGASVLKQLVAYVGFEAFITGSRQYFKDHAYGNTTLADLLAALSAASGRDLGDWGRQWLQTSGISTITSEIEEPNGVPGTILGRVTLVQDAEDPITGRQVPRPHRLRIGLYNRDAAGALVRTDSVETDVSGPRTEVAALAGKPRPALLLVNDDDLSYAKIRLDPRSEATARSSLDELSDPMARALCWTALWDSARDAVTPSSLYVDAVERFGPAETGVGVLLNVLGNAATAIERYVPRAERGAVRHGFLTTAAIELEAAEPGSDQQLAWARTLAATSRYDAGRLDLVRGILDGSAVFEGLAVDAELRWNLWHALAANGQASPDELDAELARDNTAAGKSGHATALAARPEAGVKAAAWRAAVHGTALSNQLLSATIAGFTTGDASLLSAFIEPYFECLETVWAGRSIEIASRIIRGLYPAGQDLDGHGGAPTTHAVIVRTDNWLTGHPDAPRALRRIVIEQRSHLLRALKAQALTALGVS; this comes from the coding sequence GTGTCGAACCAGAACCTGCGCCGCGATGAAGCCGCAACACGCTCCGCCCTGATAACCACCCACAGCTACGACGTCTCCCTGGATGTCCGGCAGGCAGCGGACCCGAAGGTTGCCGGCTACAGCAGCCGCAGCATCATCAACTTCTCCGCCAGCGAGCCGGGGGCCTCCACCTTCCTGGACTTCATCGCCAGCGAAGTGCACAGCGTCTTCCTCAACGGAGAGGGCCTTCCCGTCGCCGACATCGTGGACGGCTCCCGCATCCGGCTCGACAATCTCCAGGCCGAGAACCAGGTCACCGTCACCGGCACCGCGCTCTACAGCACCTCCGGCGAAGGCATGCACCGCTTCTTCGACCCGGCCGACGGGCAGTGCTACCTCTATACCCAATACGAGCCCGCGGACGCCCGCCGGGTGTTCGCGAACTTCGAACAACCCGACCTCAAGGCCGAATTCACCTTTCACATCACGGCCCCCGCGCAGTGGCAGGTGTCCTCCAATGGCGTCGAGACCCTCCGTACGCCACTGACCAGCGATCCGGCGCTGGGCCGCTGGGACTTCGCCCCCACGAAGGTGATGTCCACCTACATCACCACCGTCCTCGCCGGGCCGTATTTCAAGGCCGAGGACACTTGGACCGGGACGCTTGAGGACGGTACCCGCCTGGAGGTGCCGCTGGCGCTGTACTGCCGGGCCTCGATGGCTGACTCCTTCGACACCGGGACCCTGTTCCAGCTCACCAGGAAGGGCCTGGAATTCTTCAACGGGCTCTTCGACTTCCCCTATCCCTGGGGCAAATACGAGCAGGCCTTCGTGCCGGAATACAACCTGGGCGCGATGGAGAACCCCGGGCTGGTGACCTTCACGGAAAGCTACGTCTTCACCTCCCGTGCCGCCGATTCCCAGTACCAGGCCCGCGCCAATACGCTCCTGCACGAGATGGCCCACATGTGGTTCGGTGACCTCGTGACCATGCAGTGGTGGGACGATCTGTGGCTCAAGGAATCCTTCGCGGATTACATGGGCACCCTCGGGGTGGACCGGACCACCGGCTGGAACACGGCATGGGTGAACTTCGCCAACAACCGCAAGGCCTGGGCCTACGTGCAGGACCAGCTGCCCACCACGCACCCGATTGTGGCCGACATCCCGGACCTTGAAGCCGCGAAGCAGAACTTCGACGGCATCACGTACGCCAAGGGCGCCTCCGTCCTCAAACAGCTCGTGGCCTATGTCGGCTTCGAGGCGTTCATAACCGGCTCCCGGCAATACTTCAAGGACCATGCGTACGGCAACACCACCTTGGCCGATCTCCTCGCCGCGCTCAGCGCCGCCTCCGGCCGGGACCTCGGCGACTGGGGCCGCCAGTGGCTGCAGACCTCCGGCATCTCGACCATCACCAGCGAGATTGAAGAGCCCAACGGCGTGCCGGGCACCATCCTGGGCCGTGTGACACTCGTGCAGGACGCCGAAGACCCCATCACCGGCCGGCAGGTTCCGCGTCCGCACCGGCTTCGGATCGGACTCTACAACCGCGACGCGGCCGGTGCCCTGGTCCGCACGGACAGCGTCGAGACCGACGTCAGCGGCCCCCGGACCGAGGTGGCCGCCCTGGCCGGCAAACCGCGGCCTGCCCTGCTGCTGGTCAACGACGACGACCTCAGCTACGCCAAGATCCGGCTGGACCCGCGCTCCGAGGCCACCGCGCGCAGCTCGCTCGATGAACTCAGCGATCCCATGGCCCGGGCCCTGTGCTGGACGGCATTGTGGGATTCGGCCAGGGACGCCGTCACGCCGTCGTCCCTCTATGTGGACGCCGTGGAGCGCTTCGGCCCGGCCGAAACCGGCGTCGGCGTCCTGCTGAACGTACTGGGCAATGCCGCCACGGCGATCGAAAGGTACGTGCCCAGGGCGGAACGGGGCGCGGTGCGGCACGGCTTCCTCACCACGGCGGCCATCGAGCTGGAGGCGGCCGAGCCGGGCTCGGACCAGCAGCTGGCATGGGCGCGGACGCTCGCCGCCACGAGCCGGTATGACGCCGGCCGGCTGGACCTGGTCCGGGGTATCCTCGACGGCAGCGCCGTTTTCGAGGGGCTCGCCGTGGACGCCGAACTCCGCTGGAACCTCTGGCATGCGCTGGCAGCCAACGGCCAGGCGTCGCCCGATGAGCTTGATGCGGAGCTGGCCCGGGACAACACCGCCGCGGGAAAGTCCGGCCACGCCACGGCCCTCGCCGCCCGGCCCGAGGCCGGGGTGAAGGCCGCAGCCTGGCGTGCCGCGGTGCATGGAACGGCGCTGTCCAACCAGCTGCTCAGTGCCACCATTGCGGGATTCACCACCGGGGATGCCTCCCTCCTGTCAGCCTTCATCGAGCCTTATTTTGAATGCCTGGAGACGGTCTGGGCCGGGCGCAGCATCGAGATTGCCAGCCGGATCATCCGCGGCCTCTACCCGGCCGGGCAGGACCTGGACGGGCACGGCGGCGCCCCGACCACCCACGCCGTAATCGTCCGGACCGACAACTGGCTCACCGGACACCCTGACGCGCCCCGGGCGCTGCGCCGCATCGTCATTGAACAGCGCAGCCACCTGCTCCGTGCCCTGAAGGCACAGGCCCTGACGGCGCTGGGCGTCTCCTGA
- a CDS encoding SDR family NAD(P)-dependent oxidoreductase, with translation MDLRLQGKTVLITGASQGIGREMALLLAEEGCNLILVSRDARRLNGLADTCAGALLSLRGRPA, from the coding sequence ATGGATCTGCGCCTGCAGGGAAAGACAGTCCTGATCACCGGAGCTTCCCAGGGCATCGGACGGGAAATGGCATTGCTGCTGGCGGAGGAGGGCTGCAACCTCATCCTGGTCAGCCGCGACGCCCGGCGCTTGAACGGCCTCGCCGACACCTGTGCCGGGGCGCTGCTCAGTCTTCGAGGAAGGCCGGCGTGA
- a CDS encoding FAD-dependent oxidoreductase — MRARYQGVPGRKLAGAPVIAVVELQQARAKERDNMDIEDVDLLVVGGGKAGKTLAMDLARAGRTVAMVERSMIGGTCINVACIPTKTLINSGRVLKTIRRAAEFGISGAGNPRMDLKLLRHRKEDVVETMVGGQLSAFTGSGMDFILGEARFVAPRTVEVTLNDGGVRTLRGTDVVLNLGTEPLLPPIEGLAESRVQTSNTLLELESLPESIIILGGGYVGCEFADLLNTIGVKVTIVQGGGQLLAREDADVAAAIEQNFRDAGITVRLGARAQRISRAADGTVTLMLSSGDTVTADDILVAVGRRPMTGGANLEGVGVELDDRGFIRVDDQLQTTAEGVWAAGDAAGTPQFTHASYDDYRVLKTNLAARNGAGQPRSTAGRLIPYCVFTTPELGRVGLSERQARDAGYHVHIAKMPVTAIPRARTVGHLEGFWKAVIDRETNRILGVALLGTEASEAIAVVQMAMLAGLDYTAVRDAIITHPTMAEGLTLLFTPAFLED; from the coding sequence GTGAGGGCTCGATATCAGGGTGTACCCGGACGTAAGCTGGCCGGGGCTCCGGTAATCGCCGTGGTCGAGCTGCAGCAGGCAAGAGCCAAGGAACGGGACAACATGGATATCGAGGACGTGGACCTGCTCGTGGTCGGCGGAGGCAAGGCCGGGAAAACCCTGGCGATGGACCTGGCCCGGGCCGGCAGGACCGTCGCCATGGTCGAACGCTCGATGATTGGCGGGACCTGCATCAATGTCGCGTGCATCCCCACCAAGACCCTCATCAACAGCGGCCGGGTCCTGAAAACCATCCGCCGGGCCGCCGAATTCGGTATTTCCGGGGCCGGGAACCCGCGAATGGACCTCAAACTGCTGCGCCACCGCAAGGAAGACGTCGTGGAGACCATGGTCGGGGGCCAGCTGTCAGCCTTCACCGGATCGGGCATGGACTTCATCCTCGGCGAGGCGAGGTTCGTCGCTCCCCGGACGGTGGAGGTGACCCTGAACGACGGCGGCGTGCGCACCCTGCGCGGCACCGACGTCGTGCTGAACCTGGGCACGGAGCCGCTCCTGCCGCCCATCGAAGGCCTGGCGGAGTCGAGGGTGCAGACCAGCAACACCCTGCTGGAACTGGAATCCCTGCCGGAGAGCATCATCATCCTTGGCGGCGGATACGTCGGCTGCGAATTCGCGGACCTGCTCAACACGATCGGCGTCAAAGTCACCATCGTCCAGGGCGGCGGACAGCTGCTCGCACGGGAGGACGCGGACGTTGCCGCTGCCATCGAGCAGAACTTCAGGGACGCCGGCATCACCGTGCGGCTGGGGGCCAGGGCACAAAGGATCTCCCGCGCCGCAGACGGCACCGTCACGCTCATGCTCTCCTCCGGTGACACCGTCACCGCCGATGACATCCTCGTTGCGGTCGGGCGCAGGCCGATGACCGGAGGCGCGAACCTCGAAGGTGTCGGCGTGGAACTTGACGACCGCGGATTCATCAGGGTCGACGATCAGCTGCAGACCACGGCCGAAGGAGTGTGGGCAGCCGGTGACGCCGCCGGGACACCCCAGTTCACCCATGCCTCCTATGACGACTACCGTGTGCTGAAGACCAACCTGGCGGCCAGAAACGGCGCCGGCCAGCCGCGCAGCACCGCTGGCCGGCTGATTCCCTACTGCGTGTTCACCACGCCCGAGCTCGGCCGGGTGGGCCTGAGCGAGCGGCAGGCCCGGGACGCCGGCTACCACGTCCACATCGCGAAGATGCCCGTGACGGCCATTCCCCGTGCCCGGACCGTGGGGCATCTGGAGGGCTTCTGGAAGGCGGTCATCGACCGCGAGACCAACCGGATCCTGGGCGTGGCACTGCTGGGCACCGAAGCCAGCGAAGCCATTGCCGTGGTGCAGATGGCCATGCTTGCCGGACTGGACTACACAGCCGTGCGCGACGCCATCATCACCCACCCGACCATGGCCGAGGGCCTGACCCTGCTGTTCACGCCGGCCTTCCTCGAAGACTGA
- a CDS encoding biotin/lipoate A/B protein ligase family protein — protein sequence MTPLPAPSGSHGTDDDGGNRHHGEYKVPGGKLVVADFDVVDGHLAQVSLSGDFFLEPDEALLEINRALTGLPAASSAEDFAAAVTAALPAETVLFGFSADAVAVAVRRALAKATGWHDHHWNIIAPSVLPTHVNVALDEVLTEEVGAGRRNPTLRFWDWEEPSVVIGSFQSVRNELDPDGVARHGISVVRRISGGGAMFMEAGNCITYSLYLPQTLVDGVSFADSYGFLDAWVMAALKKLGISAFYVPLNDIATEQGKIGGAAQKRLANGGMLHHVTMSYDIDADKMVEVLRIGKEKLSDKGTRSARKRVDPLRRQTGLSRAEIVAAMMDVFTERYNATPSELSDAELEAARARVESKFGTAEWLHRVP from the coding sequence ATGACACCCCTTCCCGCTCCTTCGGGCTCCCACGGCACTGACGACGACGGCGGCAACCGCCACCACGGTGAGTACAAGGTTCCCGGCGGAAAGCTGGTGGTGGCCGACTTCGACGTCGTGGACGGGCACCTGGCCCAGGTCTCGCTCAGCGGCGACTTCTTCCTGGAGCCGGATGAGGCGCTGCTGGAGATCAACCGCGCGCTCACCGGGCTGCCGGCGGCCTCAAGCGCCGAGGATTTTGCCGCCGCGGTGACCGCCGCGCTGCCCGCCGAAACGGTCCTGTTCGGATTTTCTGCCGACGCCGTGGCGGTCGCCGTCCGGCGGGCCCTGGCCAAGGCCACCGGCTGGCACGACCACCACTGGAACATCATCGCGCCCTCGGTGCTGCCGACCCACGTCAACGTGGCCCTGGACGAGGTCCTCACCGAGGAGGTAGGGGCCGGGCGGCGCAACCCCACCCTGCGCTTCTGGGACTGGGAAGAACCCTCCGTGGTGATCGGCAGCTTCCAGTCGGTGCGCAACGAACTCGACCCCGACGGCGTGGCCCGGCACGGTATCAGCGTGGTCCGGAGGATCAGCGGCGGGGGAGCGATGTTCATGGAGGCGGGGAACTGCATCACCTACTCGCTGTACCTGCCGCAGACCCTCGTGGACGGCGTCAGCTTCGCCGACTCCTATGGCTTCCTGGACGCCTGGGTGATGGCGGCACTGAAGAAGCTGGGGATCAGCGCCTTCTATGTGCCCCTCAATGACATCGCCACGGAGCAGGGAAAGATCGGCGGCGCGGCCCAGAAGCGCCTCGCGAACGGCGGGATGCTGCACCACGTCACGATGAGCTACGACATCGACGCCGACAAAATGGTGGAGGTGCTCCGGATCGGCAAAGAGAAGCTGTCGGACAAGGGCACCAGGAGCGCCAGAAAACGCGTGGATCCGCTCCGGCGCCAGACCGGCCTGTCCCGCGCCGAAATTGTCGCGGCCATGATGGACGTTTTCACCGAACGCTACAACGCGACGCCGTCCGAACTCAGCGACGCCGAGCTTGAGGCCGCCCGGGCCCGGGTGGAGTCCAAGTTTGGCACCGCGGAGTGGCTGCACCGGGTTCCCTGA
- a CDS encoding type B 50S ribosomal protein L31 gives MKSDTHPKYEAVVFNDLASGVKFLTKSTASSKKTIEWEDGNTYPVIDVEISSESHPFYTGKQRIMDSAGRVERFNARFKGFGGKK, from the coding sequence ATGAAGTCTGATACTCACCCGAAGTACGAAGCTGTTGTTTTCAACGACCTGGCTTCCGGCGTCAAGTTCCTGACCAAGTCCACCGCGTCTTCCAAGAAGACCATCGAGTGGGAAGACGGAAACACCTACCCGGTTATCGACGTCGAAATCTCCTCCGAGTCCCACCCGTTCTACACGGGCAAGCAGCGCATCATGGACTCTGCAGGCCGCGTCGAGCGCTTCAACGCTCGCTTCAAGGGCTTCGGCGGCAAGAAGTAA